The bacterium genome has a window encoding:
- the der gene encoding ribosome biogenesis GTPase Der, producing MAIPVIAIIGRPNVGKSTLFNRILRRQVAIVDDTPGVTRDRNSYEFEWNGKKFMLVDTGGFIISSKDTMEQAVSEQSLLAIEESDVVLFLVDVNGGITDFDRAICEVLFRSGKPVILGVNKVDSNRQAYDIYEFYSLGIGDPYPVSGKTGRGTGDLLDAVIEKLPVNDKDWNDLVSPLRIAIIGRPNVGKSSIVNCLTGKKSVLVTDIPGTTRDSTDTHIKYRGRDIILVDTAGLKRVTKLKESLEYYSSLRTLRSLSRCDIAAVVLDISEGLLSYDKNLIDDVDKSGKGMIMVANKWDLVEKDHMTMKKIEAEIRNSLPDKDAFKMIFTSALTTQRVFNIIDNAIQIQDARTLRISTAEINRFTETFRFPPSAGDVSILYGTQYGIEPPSFVFFVSDVRKMKEHVTRYVERSLRKEYGFEGTPIKVTFKQRGKQ from the coding sequence ATGGCTATTCCGGTTATTGCTATCATAGGCCGTCCCAATGTCGGGAAGTCCACACTGTTCAATCGTATCCTTCGGCGTCAGGTTGCTATCGTCGACGACACTCCCGGTGTCACCCGCGACCGCAATTCCTATGAATTCGAATGGAACGGAAAGAAGTTCATGCTTGTCGACACCGGCGGTTTTATCATATCAAGCAAGGATACCATGGAACAGGCGGTATCGGAGCAGAGCCTTCTTGCAATCGAGGAGTCCGATGTCGTTCTCTTTCTCGTTGATGTGAACGGAGGAATTACCGACTTTGACCGCGCGATCTGCGAAGTGCTTTTCAGGAGCGGCAAACCGGTTATTCTCGGAGTGAATAAAGTCGACTCCAACCGTCAGGCATACGATATTTACGAGTTCTACAGTCTCGGAATCGGCGATCCGTATCCCGTATCCGGTAAAACAGGCAGGGGAACCGGTGATCTGCTCGATGCGGTTATTGAAAAACTTCCCGTGAATGATAAAGACTGGAATGATCTTGTTTCTCCGCTGAGGATAGCCATAATAGGACGGCCCAATGTGGGGAAATCGTCCATTGTCAACTGCCTTACCGGGAAAAAAAGCGTTCTGGTGACCGATATTCCGGGGACAACCCGTGATTCAACCGATACCCATATCAAATACAGGGGCCGTGATATTATTCTCGTCGATACGGCCGGATTGAAAAGAGTTACGAAACTGAAGGAGTCTCTCGAGTACTACAGTTCCCTCAGGACGCTCAGGAGTCTTTCTCGGTGCGATATTGCGGCTGTTGTTCTTGACATCAGCGAGGGACTTTTATCGTATGACAAGAATCTTATCGATGATGTCGATAAATCCGGTAAAGGCATGATCATGGTAGCCAACAAGTGGGACCTCGTCGAAAAAGACCATATGACCATGAAAAAAATCGAGGCAGAGATTCGGAACTCCCTGCCGGACAAGGATGCGTTTAAAATGATCTTTACCTCGGCCCTCACCACGCAGCGGGTCTTTAACATCATCGATAACGCGATACAGATTCAGGATGCCCGTACATTGAGGATTTCCACAGCCGAGATCAACCGTTTTACCGAGACATTCAGATTTCCTCCGAGCGCCGGTGATGTATCGATCCTGTATGGTACACAGTACGGTATCGAACCGCCCTCCTTTGTGTTTTTTGTCAGTGATGTCAGAAAAATGAAAGAACATGTCACCAGATATGTCGAGCGTTCCCTCCGTAAAGAGTATGGTTTCGAAGGGACACCGATCAAGGTGACATTCAAGCAGCGCGGTAAACAATAA